GCCGGCCGTTCCCCGACCGGAGCGCAAAAAGGCCCGCGATTCCGGAGATGACATCCGGCGTCGGCACGATGTGCACGACGCGCGAGCTCAGCTTGGCAGCTTCTTGAGCTGCCAGCACAACATTCTTGTCGTTCGTAAAAAGGTAGATCGTCGCGGAAATGGCGCTGTTGACGGCGAGCAGTAAGTCGCGCACGCTCGGATTTTTCTGCGCCACGACCGGAACTTCTACGCCGAGCTCGCGCACGATTCGAGCAAAGCCGTCGCCGGGAACGACCGCTACGATCGAGTACGGCGGCGCAGCCTCGACCACCAAAACGTTGTGCTGCTGTTCCATATTGTCGACTTTCGTGCGCGTCACGGTGCCGCGCGCGGCGGCGACTTCGGTAACGGCCTGGGGATCGGCGGTGTGCACGTGAACTTTGATCGTCTTCGCAGCACCGGCGACGATCAGTGAATCTCCCAGCGGCTCCAAGACTTCGCGCAGCTCCGCGAGCGAGCAGCGAGACTCCTCAAGGATGAACTCCGTACAAAACTTTCGCTCGCCCACAATCTGGTGCGGCGTAAAAACCGCCCCGGATTCCGGCCGGCGCGGAAAATTCGTCGCGTGGTCCTTGCTCCCGGGCACGAAGCGAAGCGCGCCTTCCAAGAAATACACCAGGCCCGCGCCGCCCGCATCCACAACTCCGGCTTCCTTTAATATGGGCAATTGTTCGGGCGTACGGTCGAGCGCGTCGTTTGCCGCGCGCACCACGCCTTCAAGCAGCCGGTTCAGATCGGGATCTTCTGCAGACAGCGTGTATGCCGCGCCGGCCGCCGCGCCGGCGACGCTTAGGATCGTGCCTTCGACCGGACGCACGAGCGCCTGACGCGCAGCGTGAACCGCTTCACGCATCGCCGCAGCCAGCACGACAGCATCGATCCCGGTGTCATGGCGCACGTGGTGCGCGAAGCCTCGAAGCATCTGCGACATGATGACGCCGGAGTTGCCGCGCGCTCCCATCAGGCTTCCCTGTGCGGCGGCTTCCGCTACAGCGTGCAGCGGAGCGTTGCGAACTTTCGCCGCATCGATCGCCGCTTGCCGCAGCGTTAGGAACATGTTGGTCCCGGTATCGCCATCGGGGACTGGGAAGACGTTCAGATCGTTGAGAACCTGCCGGTACTTTCGAACGAAGAACGCCCCGGCGGCGAGGAATCTTGCATAAGTCCGGCCGTCGAGGGTGGTAACCGCCATCGGGCGCCGCTTCTCTCTCCGGACCCGGTCATCCTGAGCCCGGTCCTGAGCCTGATGAAGGGGCGATGGGGATTGTCAATGCGGTGGGGGCATGGTACTATGCGGAACGTTATGGCAAAGCGCTGTGAAATCTGCGACAAGGGTCCGATGGCCGGCAACAACGTCAGCCACGCGATGAACAAAACGAGGCGCCGCTGGCTGCCCAACCTGCAGTCGGTCCGCATCAACGATCGAGGGACCAACCGCACGGCCCGGGTTTGCACGGCCTGCCTGCGCGCGAAGAAGATTACCCGGAAGGCTTAACCCGCAAGGGCGCCTAGAACAGCAACTTCGCGTGCGTAATCTTATGGGTCATCGCCTGGATGTTGCCTTCCATTCCCGTCAGGCTCACGGTCATTCGCCCCAGGCTCGCGTTCGTCGCATGCAGGCTTGCGTTCGTCTTGCGGACCGACGCGCTCATCTTGTTGAGCAAACCAATCGAGGCGACCGCTTCCGTGTTCGTCAGGTCGAGTTTCGTGTTGGTCGCAAGCACTTTCATGTTCGTTGAGTGCAGCAATTCGTTCGTCAGCGTCAATTTCAGGCTCACCTGACGCAACGTCGAGTTGGTATGCGACAGCTTTGCGTGCAGCGTCCGCAGCCCATCGTTGACCGTCACCAGCGAGGCGGACATCTTATTGACAGCCACCGCCATGTCGATGAGGGCCGCGAAGGCGACCAGCACCATAATCAGCGCGACGGTTATGGCCGCGAGGCGTGCCGGCGCCCCGATCTTCACGCTCGGAAGCGAGGGCACGAATGCTTGCGATGACGCTCGGTTCATGACACTTGAACCTTGCCCGAGATCCTGAAGAATCTATGAAAAGTGGTCCCAGCCGGTCGCCGTCAGCGGCTGTTCGCCGCGACCGGTTTTTCGAAAGACTCCGGCCCCTTCACGAAACGTCCCGAGACGTTCCAGCTCGCGGCCGAAGCGTCTCCGAAACCGCTTCGCTATATAGGTAAAGGCGCGAGCACTTATGGCCGCCAGCAATTCATAGTCTTCGCCGCCGCCTAACGCATCAGACTCGCCGGCGCCGGCTGCAATAGGGACGCGGTCCACCAGCGCGCCGCATTTCGATCGCGCGCACATTCGCGGCAGATCCGTGGAAAGGCCGTCGGAGAGATCCATCATGGCGTGAACGCTGCGGCTGGCCGCGAGCCAACGGCCTTCGGCGATGCGCGGCGTTGGAACGGCCGTATAACCGGAGACGCGCGCGGCTCCCAGCGGACCCGTCACTGCGATCACATCCGCCGGCCGCGCGCCCGCGCGAGTCTTCAGGTTGGAAGGCCGCACTTCTCCCACCATCGTTATCGCGATCGCAATCAGCGGAGCGCGTGAAAGATCGCCTCCCGCGATCGTACAGCCGTACGCGGCGCCCATTTCGGCGATTCCTTGGTAAAGCGCCAGAGCGTCGGCTTCCGCGGTTTCAACCGGAATGCCGAGTGCGACGGTCGCCAGGATCGGACGCGCGCCCATTGCAGCGATATCGCTTAGATTCACCGCCATCGCGCGGCGCCCGATCGCAGCAAGGCCGGAGTTCTCGCGCCGGAAGTGCACGTTTTCGATCAGCGCGTCGCTCGTGATAATGCTGCGGTGCGAACGGGACGGCTGCCACACCGCGGCGTCGTCGCCGATGCCGAGGAAAACCCGATCGTCAGGACGTTCGACGAGGCGCCGGATCGCCTCGACCAGTTCGTCCTCAGTCAGTGAGGTGCGGCTCCGTCAAGGAGCTCGACAAACTGTTTCGTCGTGCGGCCGCAGTCCGGCGTGTCGAAGATCGCCGAACCGGCGACCAGCACGTCGGCGCCGGCGCCGGCAACGGCTCGCGCATTCTCCAGTGTAATACCGCCGTCAACTTCGATTTCGAATTTTGCGCCGGAGCGCTCGCGCAACTCGCGCGTCTGCCGAATTTTTTCGAGCGAGTGTGGAATGAAACGCTGACCTCCGAAACCGGGATTAACGCTCATGACGAGCGCCAGGTCGAAATCGCCTGCGAGATCCTCCAGCATTCCGACCGGCGTCTGGGGACAGATCGAAATGCCGGCTTTCGCGCCCATCGCGCGTACCGATGAGAGCAGCCGCTCGGCGTGCGTGGTCGCTTCGAGGTGAAACGTGATGATATCGGCGCCCGCTTCGCGGAACTGATCCACGTATCGCTCCGGTTCGACGATCATCAGGTGACAGTCGAAGACCAACTTCGTGCGTTTTCTCAAGTCCCCGATAATCTTCGGACCCCAGGTGATGTTGGGCACGAAGCGGCCGTCCATAACGTCCAGATGAATGTAGGCGGCGCCGTTGCGCTCGACTTCGCCGATCTGCTCGGCGATGCGGCCGAAATCGGCCGAGAGAATCGACGGCGCGAGCTTAATGGCCATACGTGTTGGGCGGCTCTTGGCCGACCTTCGTCTCTCCGAGCAGCGTATCGTTCACGAAAAAATACACAGCCGACGTCCCGATCGTGGTTACGTTCAGATCAAACTTTTGGCCGGGCGTCGCGTATCCGTTGTAGAGATCGTACTGACCCGTCGCATCGCTCACCGAAAAGCGTACGCGCAAGGGCTGGTTCTGACCGGCTTCGGCCTGTGGAACCGCCGCCAAGACGTGCGTTTGATGAATGATGTAGCCGGATTGATAAGGACCCGCGCTCACGTCCAGCGACACCACGTCGTACGAACCGATTGTCGAACCGGCGCTGGGTTTTTGCGCTACCACCACGCCGTGCGGCGGCCCACCCGGGCCGAGCGGCGTCCAAACGACTTGTCCCAGTTTGACGTGCGCCGCAGCCGCGGCGCCGCGCGCATCGTCAATGTTCATGCCGCTGAAGTCCGGCACTTTGATCGAGGTCAATCCGCCTTTGCTGATCAGCAGCGAAACTTGCGACCCGTCAACGACAGCGACGGACGGCGCCGGGTATTGCGAGACAACGTGATCTGCCGGAATGTCGTCGCTGCGAATGTACTGCACTTTCGCCAACGTGAGATGTGCCTGCGACAGATCTAAGCGGGCGTCGCGAAACGACTGATAGCGCAGATCGGGCATCAAGTTGCCTTTCACGCCGTCGCTGACGATCAGCGAAATCTGCCGGCCCGCGCGAACGTGCATGCCCGCCTGCGGCTGCTGGTTCATCACCACGCCTTTAGGATATTGACTGCTGGCCGCGTGTCCGGCGACCGACGGCTTGAGACCCATGCGCACGATCGTGTTGGTCGCGTCGTTGGCGGTCAGCCCGACAAACGACGGCACCAGCACGGTGTTGGGTCCGGGCAGCAGAAACTCTTGGACCGAATGACCGAACCACACAAGTACGCCGACGAAAGCCGCAAAGACCAGCGGAAATACCCAATCGCGCGGCACGTACCGCTCGATCAGCGGCGGCGCATCCGTACTCACGTAGCCAGCGCCTCCAGCGCGGCTTCGCTTACGTCGAGATTTGAAAACACGCGCTGTACGTCTTCGTGCTCCTCGAGCGCTTCGAGAAAGTTGAGCGCATCGGCGAGTTCCTGATCTCGCAGTGCGGTCTTTTGCTTGGCGCGCATTCCCAGATAGGCGTCGGAAATCTTGACGCCGCCTCTCTGCAGTGCATCGCGCGCTTGCGCGAGTTTCGAAGGATCTGTATAGATTTCCGTAGGCTCGCCGTATTCCAGGTCGATGACACCGTCAACCAAGGCAGCTTCCGTTAGCGCATCTTCCGATCGCCCTTGCGGACTCGCCACGATGACGCCGGCCGGATCGAACATCCACGCAACGCTTCCCGTTTCGCCGAGCGTCCCGCCTTGTTTGCTGAAAAGAAACCGCAGTTCGCCGGCCGTGCGGTTGCGGTTGTCCGTCGCAACGTCCGCCACTACCGCTACGCCGTGCGGGCCATAGCCTTCGTAGCGAATTTCGTGGATGTCTTTTTCGCTCCCGGCTCCGCTTGCATGCGCGATCGCTCGCTTGATGTTATCTTGCGGCATGTTGTTCTCACGCGCTTTTTCTACCGCCATCTTCAGGCGGTAATTTGCCTCGGGATCCGGCGAGCCCGATTTGGCGGCTAGGATAATCTCCTTACTGAGTTTGGTAAAGAGCGCGCCGCGCTGCGCGTCGGCCTTGCCCTTGCGCAACTTGATATTGTGCCACTTGGAATGCCCAGACATGAGGCTCCGGGGATTCTCCTTATATAATCCAGCGGCCTATCCACATACGCTGGTTCCACTGGTCCCACGGCACGGGCGAGGCTGCGAGCACCGGATAGAACCACACGAAGGCCAGCACGACGGCCGCCACATACGTGCCGACGGCTATCCGGCTGAACAGCTTTGCATCGTGGTTGAAATCCCCCCAGTGCCAAATGCGCTGCAGCACGATCACGTTGCACAGAATAATGATGGGGATATCGACGTAAAAATGATAGATGAAGGTGATCCGCGGCGAGCGCGCCCACGGGAGCCACTGCAACAGGTAGGCGATCACGAGCAGCGCGTAACCTTTGTTCCGCTCGCGCCAGGCCAAGAACGCAACAATCGGTACGCACACTAGTCCGAACCAGAGAATGAGCGGGTTGGGCAGCGACATGATCTCCGAGACGCAGCATGCCGTAGACTGCGCTGCGGCGGCCCCAATACGCGTGTCTTTCCAGTAATAGGCGATGGGACGCAGGTCGATCGGCCACGTCCAAAACGCCGATGCGTAGGGATGCGTCGCCTTGAGCGTGTCGTGATACATGAACATCGAGTACTGCCGGTAGATCAGATCGGTCAAACTCTTGAGTTCGATCTGGCGAATGAAGTCCGGCACCCACACGAGCAGGTAGACCGTCATGCTCAAGAAGACGATCGCCGCAATCGAAATGTCGAGACGAAAACCGAACGGATTGCCCCACAGCTTGAGCTTGCCGTTACGCCAATAGCGCTCCAGCCAAACGCCGGCGACCACGACGAAAGAAACGCCGAAAGTCATGACGCCGTACCACTTACTCGCAACCAGCGCTCCGAGCAGAATCGTGAATGCGATCAGCCAAGCCGTCGCGTGCCGCCCCTCTTGCTGTTCGCCCCGATCGTCCCGCACCAAACCCGGCGTATACGTAGCTTCACCTTCCGGTGTGATGTATCGCGCGCCGCCGTCGCGTGCGTAGGCGACTTCCACTCCATCGTCGTCGATCTGCAAACCTTTGCCGCGGACGATGCGCCCGTCCGGAATTTCTAACGTCGCGACGCCGCCCTGGCGCAATAGTCGCGAACCTTCCGCATACGACGCGAACTCGCCGTCGCGGCCAAACATGCGCGGCACGATCGCAAGTCTCAAAAGCAAGTACAGACCGAATGCAAAGTAGAGCCCGGCTACAACAAACGCCGCCGTCGATTGGTGGAACGGCACCGTAACGAGAGCGCCCAAAATGTAGCCGGCAATGAGAGCTGCGGCGATGGAGATACCGGCTCGCCGGAACGTTCGCGGCTCGTACGCGCGCACCGTTGACTGAGACGCGATCCAATACCGGTAGAACGCGTAGAGCGAGCCGAGCGCAAAGACGACGACGATCCCTTCGGGCGTCGCGATACGTGACTGCACGAAATGCATGCCGTCGGCGATAAAGAGCACGGCCGCAAACGACGCGAAGAGCGTCGAGCGCGTGAGGCGTTTTGCAAAGGCGTAGATCACGACGATGGCCAGCGCGCCGAACACCACGTCCAAAAAGCGCCAGCCGTGGGGGTTGTCGCCGCCGAACAGCATGGTCGACAGCGTTATGATGAGCTTTGTCAGCGGCGGGTGCGTGTTTTCGTAAATGTATTTATGCGAAAGATACTCTTCAGCCGCGCGTGCAAAGTATATTTCGTCGAAGATCTTCTCTGCCGGGAGCCAGTAATTGACGTACGACAGAATGAACGAAATGACGCCGAAAGCGCCCGCCAAAATGTAGTCGAGCGGCCACAGCATCGTCGCCAGACCCTCGCGCGGATTGAACCATGCGTGAGGTCGCAGAACAGCCGGCATGCCCGGAGCCTGTCCTGAGCCGGGTCGAAGGGGTACCTCAGGGTCGTTCGACACCTCACGATGACGATCGGTCTGCTCCGTAGATTGCCCCAAAAAGACGTAGCCGAGATAGAAAAACGTCAGCACGTTTAGCGCCGAAAGCGGGTGCGTAGCGAACGGCCACATGTCGGCGGCGTTGACCCCCGCCGTGCTTTGCGTAACGACCGTAAGATACGTCAGTGAGTAAAACAGATTGACGAGCAGCGTTCCGGAGAAAATCACGGAAGCCCACAGGTAGCGTATTGCAAACGGCGCCGCTGCAATCGTAAAAAGCAGGCCGTTAAAGAGGTAGCGCTCGTGCATACGCGTGGAGAGCATAAAGAACGCGAGCGTCGAAAGCGCGGCGGCCTCGATGAAGGCCTCCGATGTACGCGCCTGAGCATAGCGCACTAGAACCAGCACGACGGCTATCCCGGTCAAGACGACGCCCCACAAGTATTGCGGCCACATGGCAATCAGTTGTGAATCCGGCTGCCAGAACGGATGAACGATCGACCACAGGTTAAACGCGTTGACGGAATTATCCGCATAGACGTCTTTGCCGACCTGATAGCGTTCGTACAGCCATGCCAGCGCGTTGATCGGGTTTGCCGTTGGGTGAAATGGAACGGTCAAGAGAAACGCAAGCGCGACGGCGCACACGATGCCGGCGGCGGTTGCAAGCGCGCGGCGCGCACGCTGCTCGGGCGACACAAATGCAAAAACGACAAACAACGGAACGAGCACGGCCGCTTGCGGTTTGATGAGCAGCGAATACGCCAGCAGCAGCCAGCCGGCGGTGATCTGCCAGGCGAAGCCTTCCGCGAAATCATCGGAGCGCAGAAGTAAATAAGCCGCGCCTAATGCCAGACCCCCCGCGACCGAGTCCACCTGTCCCCATGACGCCGAGATGAAGATCACGGCCGGGTTCAGCACGAACAACGCCGCCGCGCTCAGCGCCCAGCGTTCGTTTGCGTACCGCCGCACGAGCGCGTAGAGCAGCGCGCCGTCCACCAAATCCATGAGAATTGCAGGCAGCTTGACCAGCACGCGCAGCACGTCGTAGTTATGTTGCGGCGAAATGACGGCGAACAGATGCCCGATAAACCACAGAATGTAGAAATAACCCGTCGGATAGTCAACAAACTTCGTTGTCGTATAAAACTGCGACAATGGATGTGACGCCAGCGTGATCGCCCACGCTTCGAACGAATCGATGTCGTTTTTGAACCCTTGGTCGCCCAAAAAGAACAGGCGCACGACCAAGCCCGCCAAGAGCAACAGGCCGAGCCGCACCGGTGCCGAGACCGCCGGTCGTACGACGCTCATGAGGAAGCCAGCTCCAGCGAGCTCAGCAAGAAGTCGCGCACCGCTGCGGCCGGATGGCGTTCGACGACGGAGAGGTGCTCCGCCGAGGCTTGATTTGCGGCTTCACGCGCACCGAGTTCGTTGAGCGCATCGATAACGGCGGAAACCGTAGCAGCGTCGAGCGTTTCACCGCGCGCATATGCTTGCGCGATCCGATCGCGCGCTGCGGATTCAGGCTGCGCCAGCGCCCACACGACCGGGAAGGTCCACTTGCGGCGCGCGATGTCGTTGCCGGACACCTTGCCGGTTGCGTCGAGCGTTCCCCAAATGCCCAACACGTCGTCGCGAATTTGAAATGCCATCCCGAACGCCCGGCCGAGTTCACGGTAACGCACCACCGCTTCGTCATTGCACGGCGCGCACAGCGCCCCGAGCTGCGATGACGCGCCGAACAGTGCCGCGGTCTTCGCGCCGATCATGCGATTATACGCGGCTAAGTCCACCTGCGTAGCGCTTTCGTAGGCGAGGTCCATGGACTGCCCGTCGCACATGGTGGCGTGCGCTTCGTGCAGCGCACGAACCATGCGCAGGACGCGCTCGTCGGAGTGCCGCGACACACTGTTGGTGAGCGCGAGAAAGCTGATCGCGCAGAGCGCGTCGCCGGCGTTGAGCGCCTGCGGAATGCCGTACACAGCCCATACCGTGCGGCGGCCGCGGCGCAATTCGTCGTTGTCCTCGATATCGTCGTGCACGAGCGAGTAGTTGTGCAGGATCTCGACCGCGGCGGCGGCGTCCAGCGCGCTCTCTACCGAACCGCCTTCCGATTCGGCAACGCGCAGCAACAGCCGGGGCCGGAGTCGCTTCCCGGCTTTGGCCGGCCCGTATTCGCCGTAACCGAAATGGTAGAACAGCATATCGGAGATCTGCGGCGATCCCCGATAGTCCCTGATCAGTCCCTCGAGATGTGCTTCAAAGAGATCAGGCTGGTAGACGGGCGAGCTCCTCCATTCGCTGCGCCACCTGATCGACGAGCCATCCGGGCGTCGATGCGCCGGACATAAGTCCGGCCACGCGAACGCCGTCGAACCACTGCGGCTGCAGTTCGTCCGGGCCCTCGATGTGGTAGGCTTTGGCGCCGTTGAGTTCGGAGAGCTCCGCCAAATGCTTGGTATTCGCCGAAGTCTTGCCGCCCACGACGACCATCACTTCGACTTCCTTTGAAAGCTCGAGCGCTTCGCTTTGCCGGTTGTTCGTGTCGGTGCAGATCGTGTTGACCGCGCGCACTTCATAGTATTTCGCGATCAGCGCGCGCACGATGTCGGTGAACCGTTCGCGCGAATATGTGGACTGCACGACAACGCCGACGCGTGACCCGCGCGGCAGTTTCTCGACGTCCTCGATGGTCTCGATGCACCATGCGCCGGGAACGTGGCTGAGCGTGCCTTTCACTTCGGGATGTTTCGGATCGCCGACGACGATGATCTTGTAACCATCGGCTTTCAGCTTCTCGGCCTGCACGTGGATCTTCGTCACCATCGGACAGGTGGCGTCGATGATCTCCAGGCCCTTCTCTTTGGCCTTCTCGTACACTTCGACCGGCAGTCCGTGCGCGCGAACGAAGAGCGCGCCGGTGTCGACTTCGTCGACCGACGTCGCATTGATCAGGCCGCGCTGTTCGAGCGACTCCACCATCTGCGGATTGTGCACGACGTGCCCGAGCGTCGTCACCTGCTCGCGGGCGTCGATCGCTTCTTCGGCCTTTTTCAGCGTGATGGCCACGCCGAAGCAAAAGCCCTGAACCTTCGCCTTTTTAATCTCCACGAATCGTCTCCGGGAGTTTCCGAATAGCCTGCATCACCTGGTCGGTGAAGTTCGCCAACTCTTCCCGAGTCGCTTTTCTGTCGGCCGGCAGCCGCAGCGCCGGACCGAAAATGACCTCAAATCGCCTGAATCGGGCAGCCTGTCCGGTGCCCACCACCGCCGCCGGGACCACCGCCGCCTTACCCAGCGAGGCCAGCAGCGCGACGCCCTCGCGCGCCTCGACGGTCCCGTCGAGGTTTCGCGTGCCTTCGGGAAAGATGCCGATGACCTCCCCGCGGCGCAGCACTTCGACGGAGCGGCGAACCGCCGACATCGGCGTTCCGGTGCGATCCACCGGATACGCGCCGAAGGCCGTGATCATTGGACCGAGGACCGGGATTGAAAACAGCTCGCGCTTGGCCATATACCGGATGCGGCGCGGGCAGGCCGTGCCGAGCAGCGGCGGATCGAAATATGAGATGTGATTGCAGGCGACGATCACCGGACCCGACGGCGGCACGTTTTCGGCGCCGAACACGCGCATGCGCCACAGCCGGAAGATCACGTTCAGACTGACCTTCGCAGCGTCGTAGGTCCAGTCGATCATCCGATTATCTTGCAGATTGCGTCGACGACTTGCTCGGCGGTCAGGTCGCTTGAGTCGACGACGTGTGCGTCAGGTGCTTGGCGCAGCGGCGAGATCTTTCGCGTTTGGTCCAAGCGGTCGCGTTCTTCAATCTCTTGCGCGAGTTCGTGGACGCTCACGTCCACGCCCGAGGCTTCTAACTGCGCGCGCCGCCGCGCGACACGCGCTGCGACAGACGCGGTCAGAAATATCTTGCACGGAGCGTCCGGCAACACGACGGTGCCGATATCGCGGCCCGCCATGACGACCGAGCCTTGCGCCGCGATGCGCCGCTGCTCGCGCACCATCGCCTCGCGCACACGCGGATGCGCCGCGACGATCGAAACGACTGCCGTGACAACCGGCGAATCGAGCGCGTCCACAGAAAGCTCGCTGTCCTTCCAAAAAACGCGAAAGCCGAGCTGCGCTTCCCGGTCGAGGCTGACGCGGATCTGCTGATCGAAGAGACGGACCAGCGCGTTCTCGTTGTCGATATCGGTCTGGGTTTGCAGAGCGGCAAAAGCGAGCGCTCGATACATGGACCCCGTATCGACGTAGACAACGCCCAGCCGCAACGCGAGCAGACGCGCAACCGTCGTCTTTCCCGAAGCCGCGGGGCCGTCTATGGCAATCTGCAAATCAGGCGGCACGCCACCCTCTTTTGCGCGAGGCTGCGGCGCGCCTCGCGGCTAACTGCGCAAGCGTGGCAAAGGCGCGTTCGGTCTACTTCTGCTCGGGATGCGGTTTCGAATCGCCACGCTGGCTCGGGCGCTGCCCGCAATGCGATGCTTGGAACTCGTTCGACGAGCGGCCAATGCGTGTGACTGCAGTCAAAGCGCGGGCGAATTCGCGGACGAACGCGCGCGGCGGCCCGGTTCCGCTGAGCGAGGTCGATCGCAGCGGCACCGCGCGCGGCTCAACGGGCTTGCCTGAATTCGACGCAGTGCTCGGGGGCGGAATCGTTCCGGGAAGCGTCACGCTCATCGGCGGCCCGCCGGGCGCGGGCAAGTCAACGCTGCTGCTGCAGATTGCAGCCAATCTCGCACGCGAGCGCGGACCGGTTATCTACGTTTGCGGCGAAGAGTCGGCCGCCCAGGTCAAGCTTCGCGCCGAACGCTTGGGCCCTTCGATACCTCAGGATGACAAGTCCGATATTTTGGTTTTTCCGGAGACGAATCTGCGCGAAGTCTTGGATCAAGCCGAGAGCCTCGGGCCGCGCACGTTGATCCTTGACTCGATCCAAACCGTGTGGCTGCCGGAATCGGAATCGTATGCGGGCAGCGTTACCCAGATTCGGGATTGCGCGCAGGCCGCGATGGAGTTCGCCAAACGTACGGACTGCGCGATCTTCATCGTCGGACACGTCACCAAAGACGGCGCAATTGCCGGACCGCGCCTGCTCGAGCACTTGGTCGACACGGTGCTCTACTTCGAAGGCGACCTCAGCGGCGACCACCGGATCGTCCGCGCGTATAAGAACCGTTTCGGCAGCATCGACGAGATCTGCGTCTTCACCATGCAAGCCGATGGATTGCATGAAGTCGGCAATCCGTCGGAACTCTTTCTTTCGGGGCGGCACGGGCGCCCGAGCGGGTCGTGTGTAGTCGCCGGCATCGTCGGCTCGCGCCCCGTGCTCATCGAAGTGCAGGCGCTCGTCGGAGAGACGAGTTACGGCACCCCGCGCCGCTTGGCGAACAACGTAGATCAGGCGCGCCTCGCGATGATCATCGCGGTGCTCGAGCGGCGCGTTGGCCTGCAGCTCGGCACGCACGACGTCTATGCATCGGTCGCGGGCGGTTTACGCGTGAACGAACCTGCCGCAGATTTGGGGATCGCGCTGGCGATCGCATCATCGTTTCGCAATCGTCCGCTGCCGGCCGACGCGGTTGCGTTTGGCGAGCTCGGCCTGTCGGGCGAGATTCGCTCCGTCACCGCATCCGCGCGCCGTATAGCCGAGGCAAACAAACTCGGCTATCGCACCCTGTTCACCCCGCAGAACTGCCGCGATGTGGCGCAGGCGATTGAAGCGGCGCTTGCGTGAAGTATCTCGAGTGCGTCCCGAATATCTCTGAAGGCCGGGATCCGGCAACCGTCGCCGCCTGCATAGCTGCCGTCGAAGCCGCCGGCGCGCGCGTGATCGACCAGACCAGCGATCCGGTCCACAACCGCAGCGTTCTGACGCTGGTCGGATCGTACGAAAGCCTTCGCGATGCGGCTCCGGC
This Candidatus Rubrimentiphilum sp. DNA region includes the following protein-coding sequences:
- a CDS encoding DAK2 domain-containing protein — its product is MAVTTLDGRTYARFLAAGAFFVRKYRQVLNDLNVFPVPDGDTGTNMFLTLRQAAIDAAKVRNAPLHAVAEAAAQGSLMGARGNSGVIMSQMLRGFAHHVRHDTGIDAVVLAAAMREAVHAARQALVRPVEGTILSVAGAAAGAAYTLSAEDPDLNRLLEGVVRAANDALDRTPEQLPILKEAGVVDAGGAGLVYFLEGALRFVPGSKDHATNFPRRPESGAVFTPHQIVGERKFCTEFILEESRCSLAELREVLEPLGDSLIVAGAAKTIKVHVHTADPQAVTEVAAARGTVTRTKVDNMEQQHNVLVVEAAPPYSIVAVVPGDGFARIVRELGVEVPVVAQKNPSVRDLLLAVNSAISATIYLFTNDKNVVLAAQEAAKLSSRVVHIVPTPDVISGIAGLFALRSGNGRPADVAEILAAAAHSRSAQVFFAGKDATLGGTTVARGKPAAASGGNLYGGTSLADAAEHALEAMGARDGGLITVYYGGAQKERDAQRLAQELSASFPAADVEYYFGGQRDLEFWISRDE
- the rpmB gene encoding 50S ribosomal protein L28 — translated: MAKRCEICDKGPMAGNNVSHAMNKTRRRWLPNLQSVRINDRGTNRTARVCTACLRAKKITRKA
- a CDS encoding thiamine-monophosphate kinase; this encodes MTEDELVEAIRRLVERPDDRVFLGIGDDAAVWQPSRSHRSIITSDALIENVHFRRENSGLAAIGRRAMAVNLSDIAAMGARPILATVALGIPVETAEADALALYQGIAEMGAAYGCTIAGGDLSRAPLIAIAITMVGEVRPSNLKTRAGARPADVIAVTGPLGAARVSGYTAVPTPRIAEGRWLAASRSVHAMMDLSDGLSTDLPRMCARSKCGALVDRVPIAAGAGESDALGGGEDYELLAAISARAFTYIAKRFRRRFGRELERLGTFREGAGVFRKTGRGEQPLTATGWDHFS
- the rpe gene encoding ribulose-phosphate 3-epimerase — protein: MAIKLAPSILSADFGRIAEQIGEVERNGAAYIHLDVMDGRFVPNITWGPKIIGDLRKRTKLVFDCHLMIVEPERYVDQFREAGADIITFHLEATTHAERLLSSVRAMGAKAGISICPQTPVGMLEDLAGDFDLALVMSVNPGFGGQRFIPHSLEKIRQTRELRERSGAKFEIEVDGGITLENARAVAGAGADVLVAGSAIFDTPDCGRTTKQFVELLDGAAPH
- a CDS encoding PASTA domain-containing protein, whose product is MSTDAPPLIERYVPRDWVFPLVFAAFVGVLVWFGHSVQEFLLPGPNTVLVPSFVGLTANDATNTIVRMGLKPSVAGHAASSQYPKGVVMNQQPQAGMHVRAGRQISLIVSDGVKGNLMPDLRYQSFRDARLDLSQAHLTLAKVQYIRSDDIPADHVVSQYPAPSVAVVDGSQVSLLISKGGLTSIKVPDFSGMNIDDARGAAAAAHVKLGQVVWTPLGPGGPPHGVVVAQKPSAGSTIGSYDVVSLDVSAGPYQSGYIIHQTHVLAAVPQAEAGQNQPLRVRFSVSDATGQYDLYNGYATPGQKFDLNVTTIGTSAVYFFVNDTLLGETKVGQEPPNTYGH
- a CDS encoding YebC/PmpR family DNA-binding transcriptional regulator, translating into MSGHSKWHNIKLRKGKADAQRGALFTKLSKEIILAAKSGSPDPEANYRLKMAVEKARENNMPQDNIKRAIAHASGAGSEKDIHEIRYEGYGPHGVAVVADVATDNRNRTAGELRFLFSKQGGTLGETGSVAWMFDPAGVIVASPQGRSEDALTEAALVDGVIDLEYGEPTEIYTDPSKLAQARDALQRGGVKISDAYLGMRAKQKTALRDQELADALNFLEALEEHEDVQRVFSNLDVSEAALEALAT